A window of the Lolium perenne isolate Kyuss_39 chromosome 7, Kyuss_2.0, whole genome shotgun sequence genome harbors these coding sequences:
- the LOC127312526 gene encoding cation transporter HKT2;4-like gives MPIQLNVIVSSARHAIHSSVFIFQFTAFHFSPLLIHLSYFVIIDVLGFVALMALKPSKPNYSPRHVDMFFLSTSAVTVTGLATIKMEDISSSQIVVLTILMFLGSEMFVGLLGLVLEWSKQNKHDPEDSRVRSVINLDESQVEEAIPATPSTNSNGLEKSCLKYLGFVLLSYMVMILLVGSLLVYLYIANVSSARDVLSRKTINTVLFSISVTVSSFTNGGLIPTNESMAVFASNQGLLLLLTGQILAGNILLPVFLRLVIWALKGLGITRAGTAEFKLMMNNPRTIVFNHLLPNLQTVLFLGATVGALVTMAVTLFCSLNWDSAVFAGLTPNQKITNAFFMAVNAMQAGENSIDCSLIAPAALVLFITMMYIPASTTFFSMQHYDKRGGEEQKDGPAKRSLRLNNMLFSPLTCNAALIMLVCVTERRSLFRDPLNFSTFNMIFEVISAYGNVGLSTGYSCSRLPHLEKESICQDKPYSFSGWWSDQGKVVLVLVMFYGRLKGFHKRRS, from the exons ATGCCTATCCAGCTGAATGTCATTGTTAGTTCTGCAAgacatgccatccattcatctgtgttCATTTTTCAGTTCACTGCTTTCCATTTTAGCCCCCTTTTGATTCACTTGTCCTATTTTGTTATCATTGATGTACTTGGTTTTGTTGCCTTGATGGCGCTGAAGCCAAGCAAACCCAACTACAGTCCTCGCCATGTCGACATGTTTTTCCTCTCGACATCCGCAGTCACAGTTACAGGATTAGCCACCATCAAAATGGAGGATATTTCTAGCTCCCAAATAGTGGTCCTAACTATCTTGATGTTCTTAGGCAGTGAAATGTTTGTTGGCTTGCTTGGCCTTGTTCTTGAGTGGAGCAAGCAAAACAAGCATGATCCTGAAGATAGTAGAGTGAGATCGGTTATCAACCTCGACGAGTCGCAGGTAGAAGAGGCAATCCCGGCAACACCATCAACAAATTCCAATGGGCTCGAGAAGAGTTGCCTCAAATACTTAGGGTTTGTGCTCCTGTCCTACATGGTCATGATTCTTCTTGTAGGTTCTCTATTGGTGTACTTGTATATAGCAAATGTTTCAAGTGCAAGAGATGTGCTATCAAGGAAAACTATCAACACAGTGCTCTTCTCGATATCAGTCACTGTGTCTTCTTTCACCAATGGAGGGTTGATTCCGACGAATGAAAGCATGGCGGTGTTCGCCTCGAACCAGGGCCTCCTCCTGCTACTCACTGGTCAAATTCTTGCAGGCAATATTCTGCTTCCTGTGTTTCTCAGGCTGGTGATATGGGCATTAAAAGGACTAGGAATAACTAGAGCTGGAACTGCCGAGTTTAAGCTCATGATGAACAACCCAAGGACAATAGTTTTCAACCACCTGCTTCCTAACCTGCAGACAGTATTATTCCTTGGAGCCACAGTTGGTGCCCTTGTAACCATGGCAGTCACACTCTTCTGCAGCTTGAACTGGGATTCTGCAGTGTTTGCAGGGCTCACCCCAAATCAGAAGATCACCAATGCATTTTTCATGGCGGTGAATGCAATGCAGGCAGGAGAGAACTCCATCGACTGCTCCCTCATCGCGCCTGCAGCTTTAGTATTGTTCATCACTATGAT GTACATTCCAGCCTCTACAACATTTTTCTCAATGCAACATTATGACAAGAGAGGTGGCGAAGAACAAAAGGATGGACCAGCgaagagaagcctaaggctgaatAACATGTTGTTTTCACCGCTCACCTGCAATGCTGCACTGATAATGCTCGTCTGCGTCACCGAGAGGAGATCACTCTTCAGAGACCCTCTCAATTTCTCCACATTCAATATGATATTCGAGGTGATAAG TGCATATGGGAATGTGGGGCTGTCCACCGGCTACAGCTGCTCGAGGCTGCCGCACCTGGAGAAGGAGAGCATCTGCCAAGACAAGCCGTACAGCTTCTCGGGGTGGTGGAGCGACCAAGGGAAGGTGGTTCTTGTTCTGGTGATGTTCTATGGGAGGCTCAAAGGGTTCCACAAGCGCAGGAGCTAG